The following proteins come from a genomic window of Candidatus Dormiibacterota bacterium:
- the moeB gene encoding molybdopterin-synthase adenylyltransferase MoeB, with protein MTPEQDLSEEELVRYSRQIVLREVGGAGQLRLRSAAVAVVGAGGLGSPAVLYLAAAGVGRITVIDDDRVALDNLQRQVLHDTEAVGEPKVESARRRVTGLNPEVRVDTVERRLDAAGAVATLAGHDLVLDGSDNFSTKFAVNDACVRLGICAVIGGVVRFDGQVVVVPPGAPCYRCLFGDEPPAGLVPGCRAAGVLGAVAGMVGCLQAAEALRYLLAAGDGQGGRVLVLDALRPRLRAVPFPRDPGCPACASAPLPAAR; from the coding sequence GTGACGCCGGAGCAGGACCTGAGCGAGGAGGAGCTGGTCCGCTACTCGCGGCAGATCGTGCTCCGCGAGGTGGGCGGCGCCGGCCAGCTGCGGCTCCGCTCCGCGGCGGTGGCGGTGGTGGGCGCCGGCGGGCTGGGCTCGCCGGCGGTGCTCTATCTCGCCGCCGCCGGGGTCGGCCGCATCACCGTGATCGACGACGACCGCGTCGCCCTCGACAATCTCCAGCGCCAGGTGCTGCACGACACCGAGGCGGTGGGCGAGCCCAAGGTGGAGAGCGCGCGCCGGCGGGTCACCGGGCTCAACCCGGAGGTGCGTGTCGACACCGTGGAGCGCCGCCTCGACGCCGCCGGCGCGGTGGCGACGCTCGCCGGTCACGACCTCGTTCTTGACGGATCTGACAATTTCTCGACGAAGTTCGCGGTGAACGATGCCTGCGTGCGGCTGGGGATCTGCGCGGTGATCGGCGGGGTGGTGCGGTTCGACGGGCAGGTGGTGGTGGTGCCACCGGGCGCCCCCTGCTACCGCTGCCTCTTCGGCGACGAGCCCCCCGCCGGTCTGGTGCCGGGCTGCCGCGCCGCCGGCGTGCTCGGTGCGGTCGCCGGCATGGTGGGATGCCTGCAGGCCGCGGAGGCGCTCCGGTACCTGCTCGCCGCCGGCGACGGGCAGGGCGGCCGCGTGCTCGTGCTCGACGCCCTGCGGCCGCGGCTGCGGGCGGTGCCGTTCCCGCGTGACCCGGGCTGCCCGGCCTGCGCCTCGGCGCCGCTTCCCGCGGCGCGGTGA
- the larE gene encoding ATP-dependent sacrificial sulfur transferase LarE, with translation MDLETKLETVRGRLRGLGSVLVAFSGGADSALVLALAHEVLGARAAGAIGLSAAYPETEIASARATAAHIGARLLETPTAQLADPDFLRNDGVRCYHCRDDLYATLGPLAASHGLAAICDGTNADDLGDHRPGQRAAREAGVVSPLAEAGVAKAEVRAASRALGLPTWDKPQQACLSSRIPRGTPITLTALRRVELAEAWLRAQGITQLRVREHGECARIEVEDAADLLRLATEPLRSRCVEALRGAGYAFVSLDLEGFATGRMNRLVPAEERATP, from the coding sequence ATGGACCTGGAGACGAAGCTCGAGACGGTGCGCGGCCGGCTGCGCGGGCTGGGGTCGGTGCTGGTCGCCTTCAGCGGCGGCGCCGACTCCGCGCTGGTGCTCGCCCTCGCCCACGAGGTGCTGGGGGCGCGGGCGGCCGGCGCCATCGGGCTGAGCGCCGCGTACCCGGAGACCGAGATCGCGTCGGCGCGGGCCACCGCGGCGCACATCGGCGCCCGGCTGCTGGAGACCCCGACCGCCCAGCTCGCCGACCCCGACTTCCTCCGCAACGACGGCGTCCGCTGCTACCACTGCCGCGACGACCTCTACGCCACCCTGGGACCGCTCGCCGCCAGCCACGGGCTGGCGGCGATCTGCGACGGCACCAACGCCGACGACCTCGGCGACCACCGCCCCGGCCAGCGCGCCGCCCGCGAGGCGGGGGTGGTCAGCCCGCTCGCCGAGGCGGGGGTGGCCAAGGCGGAGGTCCGTGCCGCCTCCCGCGCCCTCGGCCTGCCCACCTGGGACAAGCCGCAGCAGGCCTGCCTCTCCTCACGCATCCCCCGGGGCACCCCGATCACCCTGACCGCGCTGCGCCGGGTGGAGCTGGCCGAGGCCTGGCTGCGCGCCCAGGGCATCACCCAGCTGCGGGTGCGGGAGCACGGCGAGTGCGCGCGCATCGAGGTCGAGGACGCCGCCGATCTCCTCCGCCTCGCCACCGAGCCGCTGCGCAGCCGCTGCGTCGAGGCGCTGCGCGGCGCCGGCTACGCCTTCGTGAGCCTCGACCTCGAGGGCTTCGCCACCGGCCGCATGAACCGCCTGGTGCCCGCGGAGGAGCGGGCCACCCCGTGA
- a CDS encoding DsrE family protein: MSPPPTAEPALVVVRSGPASERGWLGLRIALALGLDGGEVTVWLCGDGAGWALPLDVRPWMAGDPGRDLDGLLDDVGATVLVDAGSLAAAGADAGSCRRGVTVAGPEEFARRWGATARVLAV, from the coding sequence GTGAGCCCTCCCCCCACCGCCGAGCCCGCCCTGGTGGTGGTGCGCAGCGGGCCGGCGTCGGAGCGGGGCTGGCTGGGGCTGCGCATCGCCCTCGCGCTCGGGCTCGACGGCGGCGAGGTGACGGTGTGGCTGTGCGGCGACGGCGCCGGCTGGGCGCTGCCCCTCGACGTCCGCCCCTGGATGGCCGGCGATCCCGGCCGCGACCTCGACGGCCTCCTCGACGACGTCGGGGCGACGGTGCTGGTCGACGCCGGGTCGCTCGCCGCCGCCGGCGCCGATGCCGGATCCTGCCGCCGCGGGGTGACCGTCGCCGGCCCCGAGGAGTTCGCGCGCCGCTGGGGCGCGACCGCGCGGGTGCTGGCGGTGTGA
- the moeB gene encoding molybdopterin-synthase adenylyltransferase MoeB, with amino-acid sequence MSEVEELSDQQIERYSRHIVLGELGPAGQRRLLSSSVLVLGVGGLGSPVALYLAAAGVGRLGLLDGDRIDLSNLQRQVIHPDAARGRLKAEVAAERARELNPDVEVVAHSLTLDRENALEVFRDYDLIVDGTDNFQTRYLANDAAYLLGKSLVHGSIFRFEGQVSDFVPGSGCYRCLYPEPPPPGMVPSCRQAGVLAALPGVIGTLQAVEAIKLLTGMGKPLVGRLLLHDALAMSFREMRLRRNHACVLCGDHPTVRELIDYESFVGGPLTAAARL; translated from the coding sequence GTGAGCGAGGTGGAGGAGCTCTCCGACCAGCAGATCGAGCGCTACAGCCGGCACATCGTGCTCGGCGAGCTCGGCCCCGCCGGGCAGCGGAGGCTGCTCTCCAGCTCGGTGCTGGTGCTCGGGGTCGGCGGCCTCGGGTCGCCGGTCGCCCTCTACCTCGCCGCCGCCGGGGTTGGCCGGCTCGGCCTGCTCGACGGCGACCGCATCGACCTCAGCAACCTGCAGCGCCAGGTCATCCACCCCGACGCCGCCCGGGGGCGGCTGAAGGCGGAGGTGGCGGCGGAGCGCGCCCGGGAGCTCAACCCCGACGTCGAGGTGGTGGCCCACAGCCTCACCCTGGACCGTGAGAACGCCCTCGAGGTGTTCCGCGACTACGACCTGATCGTCGACGGCACCGACAACTTCCAGACCCGCTACCTCGCCAACGACGCCGCGTACCTGCTCGGCAAGTCGCTGGTCCACGGGTCGATCTTCCGCTTCGAGGGGCAGGTCTCCGACTTCGTCCCGGGAAGCGGCTGCTACCGCTGCCTCTACCCCGAGCCGCCGCCTCCGGGGATGGTGCCCTCCTGCCGCCAGGCGGGGGTGCTGGCGGCGCTGCCCGGCGTCATCGGCACGCTCCAGGCAGTGGAGGCGATCAAGCTGCTGACCGGTATGGGCAAGCCGCTGGTCGGACGGCTGCTGCTCCACGACGCGCTGGCGATGAGCTTCCGGGAGATGCGCCTCCGGCGCAACCACGCCTGCGTGCTCTGCGGCGACCACCCCACGGTGCGCGAGCTGATCGACTACGAGAGCTTCGTCGGCGGTCCCCTGACCGCGGCGGCCCGTCTCTGA
- a CDS encoding Rrf2 family transcriptional regulator produces the protein MKISMKADYGIRALLDLAERFGEAPVPSHDIAARQHVPGPFLDQLLMTLRRAGLVRSTRGPRGGHMLARPPEEVTLGGAIDILEGQAAQMECFSAPETCEHSFGCSIRSSLLRAEDAMREILDHTTLADMVRDRREQGVFHGIYKSLPTGGSPLPTVTGS, from the coding sequence ATGAAGATCAGCATGAAGGCGGACTACGGCATCCGCGCCCTCCTCGACCTCGCCGAGCGGTTTGGCGAGGCCCCGGTGCCAAGCCACGACATCGCCGCACGCCAGCACGTCCCCGGCCCCTTCCTCGACCAGCTGCTGATGACCCTGCGCCGCGCCGGGCTGGTGCGCAGCACCCGGGGACCGCGCGGCGGGCACATGCTCGCGAGGCCTCCGGAGGAGGTCACCCTCGGCGGCGCCATCGACATCCTCGAGGGCCAGGCCGCGCAGATGGAGTGCTTCTCCGCGCCGGAGACCTGCGAGCACAGCTTCGGCTGCTCGATCCGCAGCTCGCTGCTCCGCGCCGAGGACGCGATGCGCGAGATCCTCGACCACACCACCCTCGCCGACATGGTGCGCGACCGCCGCGAGCAGGGCGTCTTCCACGGCATCTACAAGTCGCTGCCCACCGGCGGGTCGCCGCTGCCGACGGTGACCGGCTCGTGA
- a CDS encoding MarR family transcriptional regulator, giving the protein MDRSQADHLHRIETEMAVLARSLELLSRRGRAHPELDRAGYLLLRTLDETGPLSIHSLAERVGLDGSTVTRQVAALLRDGLAERSVDPDDRRSCRVTPSPRGRDLMVEVQRRRTDRFEHVLTGWTEEERADLGRVLAKLNHSIAVHALGLESAAAGSRPPRG; this is encoded by the coding sequence GTGGATCGCTCGCAAGCCGACCACCTCCACCGCATCGAGACCGAGATGGCGGTGCTGGCGCGCTCGCTGGAGCTGCTCAGCCGCCGCGGGCGGGCCCATCCCGAACTCGACCGCGCCGGCTACCTGCTGCTCCGCACCCTCGACGAGACCGGCCCGCTCTCCATCCACAGCCTCGCCGAGCGGGTCGGGCTGGACGGGTCGACGGTGACCCGGCAGGTGGCGGCGCTGCTCCGCGACGGCCTCGCCGAGCGGAGCGTCGATCCCGACGACCGCCGATCCTGCCGGGTGACGCCGAGCCCGCGCGGACGCGATCTGATGGTCGAGGTGCAGCGCCGGCGCACCGACAGGTTCGAGCATGTGCTCACCGGGTGGACCGAGGAGGAGCGGGCCGACCTCGGGCGCGTCCTCGCGAAGCTGAACCACTCGATCGCGGTGCACGCGCTCGGGCTGGAGTCGGCGGCCGCGGGGTCGCGACCGCCCCGCGGCTGA